One genomic window of Chloroflexota bacterium includes the following:
- a CDS encoding DUF294 nucleotidyltransferase-like domain-containing protein, which yields MPGLESTRVGGDLATPVEALISRPPLFVKPDATVAETARAMRDAGVSSVLIAGEPLGIVTDRDLRSRVLAADLDPDTPVRAVMSRPLRSLPADTTVFGALLWRLEQGFHHLPLTRGGRIAGVVTDTDLLRHQATSPLALLRRIEALDSATDALAGYAGEVAAVAEALLKGGLDVLQIARVIATLNDALTVRLLRRAEGALGTPPCPYAWLTLGSGGRMEQVLLSDQDNALAYLEDTENSRAYFDALAARVVAGLIAAGFPRCPGGYMATNW from the coding sequence GTGCCGGGCCTCGAGAGCACACGCGTAGGCGGCGACCTGGCCACGCCGGTGGAGGCGCTCATCAGCCGGCCGCCGCTGTTCGTGAAGCCGGACGCGACGGTGGCCGAGACCGCCAGGGCGATGCGCGACGCCGGCGTGAGCTCGGTGTTGATCGCCGGCGAGCCGCTCGGCATCGTCACCGACCGCGATCTGCGCAGCCGCGTCCTGGCCGCCGACCTGGACCCGGATACCCCGGTGCGCGCGGTCATGAGCCGCCCGCTGCGCTCGCTGCCGGCCGACACCACCGTGTTCGGAGCGCTGCTCTGGCGGCTCGAGCAGGGTTTCCACCACCTGCCGCTGACGCGCGGCGGCCGGATTGCCGGGGTGGTGACCGACACCGACTTGCTCCGCCACCAGGCGACGAGCCCGCTCGCGCTGCTGCGGCGGATCGAGGCGCTCGACAGCGCCACCGACGCCCTCGCCGGCTACGCGGGCGAGGTGGCGGCGGTGGCCGAGGCGCTGCTCAAGGGCGGGCTCGACGTACTGCAGATCGCACGCGTCATCGCGACGCTCAACGACGCGCTGACCGTGCGGCTGCTGCGGCGGGCCGAAGGTGCGCTCGGCACGCCGCCGTGCCCGTACGCGTGGCTGACGCTCGGCTCGGGCGGGCGGATGGAGCAGGTGCTCCTGAGCGACCAGGACAACGCGCTCGCCTATCTGGAGGACACGGAGAACTCGCGCGCCTACTTCGACGCGCTGGCCGCTCGCGTGGTAGCCGGTCTCATCGCGGCCGGCTTCCCGCGCTGTCCCGGCGGCTACATGGCGACCAACTGG